GGCTCGGCGGCCGCGTACGTGCGGCAGAGGTGCAGCAGGCGCTCCGGCGCGGAGGGGTCGTCGTCCGCGGCGAGCATCACCACGTCGCCCGTCGCCTCCGCCATCCCGGTGAAGCGCAGCGCCTGCGGCGTGGCGTCCTCCGGCGCGGCGAAGAAGCGCACGCCCGGGAACTCGCGGGCGAGGCCGGCCGTCTCCGGGTGGGCGCCTCCTCGCGCCACGACCACCTCCACCCCGCATTCTCCGGCGAGGGGGAGGAGCGCGCCGAGGAGCGCGCGGAGCGCCCGGGGCTCGCCACGCGACGCCACCACGAGCGAGAGAGCGGGGGATTCGCCCGTGGCCTGGGCCCGGGCATCGGCATGCGGGAAACGCACGTGCGCTCGCGTCGGTGGCGATGGAGGATTGCATGGGCGGCCGCGCGGAATGCACGGCCGCCGCACGGCGGGACGGAGAGAGACCGCGCCGCTACCTGTTCCGGCAGGAAAAAAGGGAAGTTCCGTGCCATGCAGCCGGCGCGGCCCCGATGGGGGCGCCGCTGCCGATCGGCAAGGAGTGGCGCCGTTTTCGGCGGAAACGCATGGCGGGATCGCGGGGGGTGTGTTGCGCTCCTGCAACACCCGTCGTCCGGAGTGTCCCCGTGCCGCCTCATCTCCGGCGCCCGGGCGCGGCCGGGGCTCCGGACCGCCTCGCGGACGCCGCCGCGCAGAACATCGGGCCGCCGGGGTTTCCGGACAAGCCCACCCCCGCGCGCACCATTCGGCCCGCGGCGGTGTATCCATCCGTTCCACGCGCCGGGAGCCCGGCGCCAGACCCCCGGGCCAGCGGCCCCCGTTTTCGACGACCCGGATGAAGCACGAGCTGATCGAACAGG
This genomic stretch from Longimicrobiaceae bacterium harbors:
- a CDS encoding glycosyltransferase encodes the protein MRFPHADARAQATGESPALSLVVASRGEPRALRALLGALLPLAGECGVEVVVARGGAHPETAGLAREFPGVRFFAAPEDATPQALRFTGMAEATGDVVMLAADDDPSAPERLLHLCRTYAAAEP